From Chlamydia avium 10DC88:
CTACATTAATCTTTACCATCCCAAGTGCTATCTATACAGAAGCTTTTATTAGCTTTTTAGGTTTAGGTATCCAGCCTCCACAAGCAAGTCTAGGAACATTAGTAAAAGAAGGAATCAATGCTATTGATTATTACCCTTGGTTATTTTTCATTCCATCAGCCTTTATGATATTACTCTCTATCAGTTTTAACTTAGTTGGAGAGGGAGCGAAAACTTTGTTTATTGAGGAAAACTCCCATGCTTAATTCCCTACTCCATATTAATAACCTAACAATTACCTCAAACCGTCCCCATAAACAACTGATTCACTCTCTATCTTTAAAAATACAAAAACAGCGTAGCTTAGCCTTAGTCGGTGAAAATGGATCAGGGAAAACCACAATTATTAAAGCTATTCTTGGATTTCTTCCCGATAACTGTACAATAGCCCAAGGAAACATCTTCTTCGAAGGAAAAGATCTCGTAACATTATCTCAAAAAGATTTTCAAAAAATCCGTGGCAGAAAGATTTCTACTATACTACAAAATGCTATGGGATCACTGACACCATCTATGCAGATTGGAGAACAAATTATTGAAACTCTAGTTCATCACGAAAAAATTACACGACAAGAAGCTTATGACAAAGCACTTGATCTCCTTTCTAGCGTACACATTCCCAAACGTTGTTTTCACCTTTATCCCTTTGAACTCAGTGGAGGTATGCGACAACGTGTTGTAATTGCCATTGCGCTTGCCAGCTCACCACAACTTATTCTTGCCGATGAGCCCACCACAGCCCTGGATTCCATATCTCAAGCCCAAGTATTACGCATATTGCATAACGTAAGTATAGAAAAAAATACCACTATCCTACTTGTTACACATAATCTTGCTCTTGTTACAGAACTCTGTGATGACATCGCTATTATTAAAGATGGTCAACTAGTGGAAGCAGGAAGAGTTAATAAAGTATTCTCCTCCCCCGACCATCCCTATACCCAACGTCTCCTTAACTCAATAGAAAAAATCCCCCTTACTGCTTCCTCATCCCCTATTTTACGAAAAAAAATCTGCCCATTAACAAAATCAAACACTACCTAACTCTTATGACTCATTTAGTAACCATAGATCATCTTTCTCTAATAGTTAGAAAACAAGTCATTCTTAAAGATGTTTGTTTACAATTAAAAAAAGGAGAATGCTTAGCCATCGTAGGATCCAGTGGATCAGGGAAATCTTCGTTAGCCTTAGCAATCTTAGGATTAATGAAAGCTAATTCAGGAACGATTACTTTTCATGTAAATCCTAAAACTCCAAAAGCCAAAGTCATTCAAATGATCTGGCAAGATATTTCGTCTAGTCTAAATCCAACAATGAACGTTAGGGA
This genomic window contains:
- a CDS encoding ABC transporter ATP-binding protein, which codes for MLNSLLHINNLTITSNRPHKQLIHSLSLKIQKQRSLALVGENGSGKTTIIKAILGFLPDNCTIAQGNIFFEGKDLVTLSQKDFQKIRGRKISTILQNAMGSLTPSMQIGEQIIETLVHHEKITRQEAYDKALDLLSSVHIPKRCFHLYPFELSGGMRQRVVIAIALASSPQLILADEPTTALDSISQAQVLRILHNVSIEKNTTILLVTHNLALVTELCDDIAIIKDGQLVEAGRVNKVFSSPDHPYTQRLLNSIEKIPLTASSSPILRKKICPLTKSNTT